A stretch of Ranitomeya variabilis isolate aRanVar5 chromosome 3, aRanVar5.hap1, whole genome shotgun sequence DNA encodes these proteins:
- the LOC143818375 gene encoding uncharacterized protein LOC143818375 — protein MYKRPDILQTMPMDERSTFQDLLELLEENESGSTRRRFPGRNKSLKTPSFSLVPAIKIFFEMVKRDIQVMPTWTRGTSNLSIEEKRALSALQNNREFTIKEADKGGNVVLWSYQLYEMEAKRQLSNTQYYQKLPSNPTSLFLSKFERLLCRTHQLAIITTQEKRYLWIENPVTATFYMLPKIHKDSIKPPGRPIVSSVGSMCERAGEYLDFFLQPIASSLPSFIRDSSHFIEVCGQIELPNDFLLVTCDVESLYSNIDHKQGIEAVTHFLNVKSSLDRGHDSFLLDLLSFVLHHNYFLFDRTYYLQRSGVAMGAKCAPAYANIFLGWWEEKFVYPLPSFAAHVHAWVRFIDDSSFFGGVRKRNVRNLLGI, from the exons ATGTACAAGAGACCGGACATTCTGCAAACAATGCCTATGGATGAACGAAGTACCTTCCAAGACTTATTAGAGCTTCTTGAAGAAAATGAGTCGGGCTCCACAAGAAGGAGATTCCCAGGTAGGAATAAGTCCCTTAAAACACCATCTTTCTCCCTGGTACCAGCAATTAAAATATTTTTCGAAATGGTCAAGCGGGATATTCAGGTTATGCCTACCTGGACACGTGGTACTTCCAATTTAAGTATAGAGGAGAAACGGGCTTTGTCTGCTTTGCAGAATAATAGAGAGTTCACAATAAAGGAAGCTGACAAAGGAGGCAACGTGGTGTTGTGGTCCTATCAGTTATATGAAATGGAGGCGAAACGCCAACTTAGTAATACTCAATATTACCAAAAGCTTCCTTCTAACCCTACCTCTCTATTTCTCTCAAAATTTGAACGTCTTCTTTGCAGGACCCATCAGCTTGCCATTATCACCACACAAGAAAAGCGGTATCTGTGGATAGAAAATCCGGTTACGGCAACATTCTATATGTTGCCAAAAATACACAAGGATAGCATCAAGCCTCCCGGCAGGCCAATCGTCTCCAGCGTTGGCAGCATGTGCGAAAGAGCGGGCGAATACTTGGATTTCTTCCTCCAACCCATTGCCTCATCTCTCCCTTCATTTATTCGTGACTCTTCACATTTTATTGAGGTATGTGGCCAAATTGAACTCCCGAATGATTTTTTATTGGTCACATGTGACGTGGAGTCACTTTATTCTAATATTGATCATAAACAAGGAATCGAGGCAGTTACTCATTTTTTAAATGTGAAGAGCTCCCTGGACAGGGGGCATGACTCATTTTTACTTGATCTCTTGTCATTCGTCCTTCATCATAACTATTTCCTCTTCGATAGGACTTACTATCTccagcgatcaggcgtggcgatgggcgcgaaatgcgcaccagcctatgctaacatctttttaggctggtgggaagaGAAATTTGTCTATCCCTTACCCTCTTTCGCTGCCCACGTCCACGCCTGGGTACGCTTTATAGATgat tcttcATTCTTTGGAGGGGTACGAAAGAGGAATGTGAGGAATTTATTGGGAATTTGA